The nucleotide sequence GTTCAAGATTTGACGAATTTCCTTCTCCCCAGCGACAAAATTTGTGGCGTTGTCACTGTACATATGGGAAGGCATCCCACGTCGTGCTATGAATCTCCGAAAGGCACTGATAAAGGCCTTGGAAGAAAGAGATGTCAGCACTTCTAAATGCACTGCTTTCGAGGACATGCAGATGAAAATACATACATACGCTTTTTCATGGCTAGAGCCTCTTGGTGTTCTCTTAATCGTCACATGCCCTGTAAAATCCACCCCAGTATGCAAGAATGGTCGAACTAGATTTACTCTGCACTCAGGAAGGGAGCCCATCAATTGCTGAGACGTAATTGGCTTAGCCCGAATGCAAACAATGCATTCCCGCACGATTTTACGCACAAGATTCCTACCGTGTATCGCCCAATACTTCTGACGCATTGATGCCAACGTAAGCTGTGGACCTGCATGCAAGAGTCTCAAATGTTCAGCTCTGGCAATCCAAAGAGCTAACGTTCCTTGTGGAAGTATTATGGGATGTCTAGCATCGTAGGAATTTTCGGAAAACTGAATCCGCCCACCAACTCGCAAAATGTCATTACTGTCCATGTATGGGTGTAGTTTGCGTATGGGTGTTATCACATTGTTGCTGTGGTTAGACTTGAGAAGGAGAATTGTTGAACTCAAATGGCGTTCCTGATCCCATCTGATAAGGATCTTCTCTGCTGCTTGCAGCTCTGAAACTTGCAAGAATTGTTGAGATTTTGTGCTATTGCTCACACTTCGGGTTGTACGACGTTTTAGAAGgttatatttgaaattttccactCCTCGCTTAACCCAAGCAAGCACCCTTGTCGCTTTCATGAATGAGCTGAATTTAGATATGAAATAATCGTACAGGGTGACTGGTGACGGGTCTGCATGACTTTCAGTACATGCAAGAGTCTGAGGAATTGGTTTTGAAAAGAAGACTGGAGAGAACTTGGGTGGCCAATGTTCTCTGCTTTTAACTAACCACGATGGCCCTTGCCACCATAGAGTATTTGAGATCAATAATTGCATGGAGCTACCTCTCGATAATACATCCGCAGGATTTTGACTGGTTGGGATATGTCTCCATTGTTCAGCGTTCGAGGTTTTCTTGatattggaaattttgtttcTCACAAATGTTTCCTTGATCTCCTTGGAGTGGATTTGATGGAGAATAACCATAGCATCGGTCCAAAAGTACTGGTTTTTTATTCCCAATGAATCCCCCACAATAGCCATTAACTGAGCTGCGAGCTCTGCTCCAACAAGTTCTGCCTTTGGAATGGTGAGAAGCCTTGTCCCGTCATCCTTAGCTTTGATTGGAGTCACTCTTGACTTAGCAGTCAATAAGCCGGAGGATCGGTTTCCCATGCTGTCTTCATAGACTACATAAATCACCACACCATAAGCCAACTGACTCGCATCACAAAATGCGTGCAGTTCCTTGACGCAAGGGTCCGAAATTGGGCATATCCATCTGGGGATGCGTAGTTTCTCTACATGCGTTACATCTGCTACAAactttttccatctctttccCAAGTCCTCTGGAACTTCATCGTCCCAACCCACGTTCTTTTGCCATGTGTTTTGCATGATCAGTTTGGCCGTGGTTATTGCTGGGCCAATAAAACCACAAGGATCGAATATCCGGGCAATTGTGGACAAGATGTTTCTTTTTGTCATTGGCTGAGATCCCAAATCTTTGGCAATACGAAACTGGAACTCGTCTGTTCGTGGAGTCCAAATAACCCCTAAAGTTTTAGCTTCTTGATCGAGAATGAGTGACGTCGATTCATGCTCATCATGCTCCCCTGCAACCACTTCAGGTCGATTTGAGCGAAATTTCGACAGTTCCATTCCTCCTGTTCTCAACATGTCAATCAGCTGTTGCTTGACTTCCAGAACTTCCTCACAGGATGAAGCTGAATACAAGCAATCATCAACATAGAAGTTTTCCTTCAATACAGGTTTGGCTAAGGGAAACTTATTACCTTCATCCTCCGCTATCTGGTTCAGCACTCGAGTAGCCAGAAATGGTGAAGCCGCTACTCCAAAGCAAACTCTAGTAAAGCGAAAATCAATCAGCTCGTCCTCTTCCTTCCAAACAAATCTGTGGAAGTCTTGGTGTTGGGGATGCATCATGACTTGTAAATACATCTTTACTATATCGCAAGTAACGGCAACCTCATTCATCCGGAATCTCCACAATACTGAAATGAGCGTGGGCTGAACCACAGGGCAAGCTTTCAGACAGTCATTTAGACTTAACCCTGACCTTGACTGAGAACTGGCATTAAAAACCACCCTTGTCTTTGTTGAGACAGCATTCTCTTTTACCACCGCATGATGTGGGAAGTAGTATGAAGGATTGTGCAGCTCACAAGACGGGACTCTTTCAATAATGTTCAGTGACAGATATTCTCGAAAAATGTTAGAATAATCCTCAAAGAGCTTCGGATTTCTCTGCAGCCTTGGGAAAAGGTAATTCAATTGGCGAATTGCCACCAGCCGGTTATTGTTGAGATCTTGAATCTCAGATCTCAGGGGAAGTTGCACTACATAACGCCCCTCGGCACCACGAAATGTCGTCTTTTGGAAGTGATTTTCAACCTCCTGGTACTCAACAGTGACTTGTGGTTTCTTGGGGATTTCCTCCACTTCCCAAAACTTTTTTAGGGTACGGTCAATACTTGACAGGGTCGTAATGCCGCAGGACGCAACCTCCTTCCGGGCTTCGAAACAAGGCCCAACCACCAGCCAGCCGAACACGCTTTGCTGAAGCATTGGCAATCCAACTCCCAAGGACACCCTTTCAGCTCCCAAATACTGCCAAGCGTGCCCTCCCCCAAttagaagatcaattttttggCGTACATGCCACTTGGGATCAGCTAATTTGAAGTGAGAGGGTAGAGGAATTTTGCTAACATCCACATCCCAATTGGGCTGATCACCAACAACCTTTTTCATGACAATACAACTTAAGTTCTCAACCTCCACTCCTTGGCCACTCTGATACTGCATCTTCACCTGTACCTCCTGCTGACTTGCCTGAGAAATTGATCCGACACCATCAATCACAAAGTTTGTACGCTTGGGATTACGCTTAAGAAGCTGACACATGTGATTTGTGATTATATTTATTTGGGATGCAGGATCCAATACAATTCGGCACAGCTGGGAAGTGTTTTGGGGTCCCAACAACTTCACGATTGCAGTTGCAAATAATACATTTGATCGCACTCCGCCAGATGCTCCAGAACAACTTAGGGTAGCA is from Phlebotomus papatasi isolate M1 chromosome 1, Ppap_2.1, whole genome shotgun sequence and encodes:
- the LOC129802842 gene encoding uncharacterized protein LOC129802842, which codes for MPSKELSRRSYKGQLTTVKKVIEKYQQDPLQLENENAETELRANREMIDRIEKKFVSIQSEIINEAPPETKEKEKEELLGFLDEALRAEMEINTLIALFQTKVADQSVSSPANPSHQGDDISKLVTLMSQQLKEQRQQRLSEETKLKDILEAQKEEMQRLLEISRNELANTSLDSSLLMSPIEQKSNLEPIKLPKFSGSYTEWPTFKNLFLSTVDSKPRLSKAEKMHYLRTSTQGEALGLFNQLPLTEENYAIAWNRLVNRYDDKMIIFRSYMESFLNQEQITKPDVTALRKLQSATSQALEAIDALGVSERDPWLIHLTLRHLDRQTQTLWSEKKPEGIPTWTDFDNFLNTRCRVLESCPAAAPQQLRIANVEAQEIDDLENVDLPSNNSATLSCSGASGGVRSNVLFATAIVKLLGPQNTSQLCRIVLDPASQINIITNHMCQLLKRNPKRTNFVIDGVGSISQASQQEVQVKMQYQSGQGVEVENLSCIVMKKVVGDQPNWDVDVSKIPLPSHFKLADPKWHVRQKIDLLIGGGHAWQYLGAERVSLGVGLPMLQQSVFGWLVVGPCFEARKEVASCGITTLSSIDRTLKKFWEVEEIPKKPQVTVEYQEVENHFQKTTFRGAEGRYVVQLPLRSEIQDLNNNRLVAIRQLNYLFPRLQRNPKLFEDYSNIFREYLSLNIIERVPSCELHNPSYYFPHHAVVKENAVSTKTRVVFNASSQSRSGLSLNDCLKACPVVQPTLISVLWRFRMNEVAVTCDIVKMYLQVMMHPQHQDFHRFVWKEEDELIDFRFTRVCFGVAASPFLATRVLNQIAEDEGNKFPLAKPVLKENFYVDDCLYSASSCEEVLEVKQQLIDMLRTGGMELSKFRSNRPEVVAGEHDEHESTSLILDQEAKTLGVIWTPRTDEFQFRIAKDLGSQPMTKRNILSTIARIFDPCGFIGPAITTAKLIMQNTWQKNVGWDDEVPEDLGKRWKKFVADVTHVEKLRIPRWICPISDPCVKELHAFCDASQLAYGVVIYVVYEDSMGNRSSGLLTAKSRVTPIKAKDDGTRLLTIPKAELVGAELAAQLMAIVGDSLGIKNQYFWTDAMVILHQIHSKEIKETFVRNKISNIKKTSNAEQWRHIPTSQNPADVLSRGSSMQLLISNTLWWQGPSWLVKSREHWPPKFSPVFFSKPIPQTLACTESHADPSPVTLYDYFISKFSSFMKATRVLAWVKRGVENFKYNLLKRRTTRSVSNSTKSQQFLQVSELQAAEKILIRWDQERHLSSTILLLKSNHSNNVITPIRKLHPYMDSNDILRVGGRIQFSENSYDARHPIILPQGTLALWIARAEHLRLLHAGPQLTLASMRQKYWAIHGRNLVRKIVRECIVCIRAKPITSQQLMGSLPECRVNLVRPFLHTGVDFTGHVTIKRTPRGSSHEKAYVCIFICMSSKAVHLEVLTSLSSKAFISAFRRFIARRGMPSHMYSDNATNFVAGEKEIRQILNDHNMQQEIVNLTSGLNIQWHFNPPSAPHQGGLWEAAVRSFKHHFKRVIGTMILTYEELNTVVVQIEAVLNSRPLVTIHDNPGDLQCLTPGDFLIGKAPTQLPVEQNDFEQVDHLRRWQLCTKLRNDFLTRWKKEYIHTLQQRQRWNKESPNLSPGDVVLLKAETTSNIEWPMGLIEKVFPGEDGKVRVALVKVNSKSLLRPITKLVKLPVKLD